From the Patescibacteria group bacterium genome, one window contains:
- a CDS encoding cohesin domain-containing protein, whose amino-acid sequence MIKISKLKIILLLCSLLFTAISAQAVEISIDSENQTIDVGEQFEAGLFLNTEDEDINAIEGAITFPTDLLELKEIKSGNSIINFWIEEPKITSENRVVFSGIIPGGFQEKRGLIFSMIFEARTEGNSVIEIQSIRALRNDGQGTETKTTVANLQFVILKQAPPFKLAPAEKKDIDIPETFEPIVANDPTIFDGKYFLVFTTQDKLSGIDYYQVKERSQLLLFRLFAPDWRRAPSPYLLRDQSLKSEIYVKAVDKAGNERIVKLAPENKISWYQDYSLWFIIILSVSAALYSIDKPIYGRRRQAADK is encoded by the coding sequence ATGATCAAAATTTCAAAATTAAAAATTATTCTCCTGCTCTGTTCTTTACTATTTACGGCTATTTCGGCTCAAGCCGTAGAGATTAGTATTGATTCAGAAAATCAGACAATCGACGTTGGCGAACAGTTTGAAGCAGGATTGTTTCTAAATACCGAGGATGAAGACATTAACGCGATTGAGGGCGCGATTACATTTCCGACCGACCTCTTGGAATTAAAAGAAATCAAAAGCGGCAATTCCATTATCAATTTTTGGATTGAGGAGCCAAAAATCACATCAGAGAACCGCGTTGTTTTCTCCGGCATTATTCCCGGCGGATTTCAAGAGAAGAGAGGGTTGATTTTTTCAATGATTTTTGAGGCGCGGACCGAGGGCAACAGCGTTATTGAAATCCAAAGCATTAGGGCCCTGCGAAACGACGGACAAGGGACAGAAACAAAAACAACGGTTGCCAATCTGCAATTTGTGATTTTAAAACAAGCGCCGCCTTTCAAACTCGCTCCGGCTGAAAAAAAGGACATTGATATACCAGAAACATTTGAGCCGATAGTGGCAAACGACCCAACAATATTTGACGGAAAATACTTTTTGGTTTTTACCACTCAAGATAAGCTGTCCGGGATTGATTATTATCAGGTTAAAGAACGATCCCAGCTTTTGTTGTTTCGGTTATTTGCTCCGGATTGGCGCCGGGCTCCAAGCCCGTATTTGTTAAGAGACCAATCGTTAAAAAGCGAGATCTATGTTAAAGCTGTGGATAAAGCCGGCAATGAGCGGATAGTTAAGCTGGCGCCGGAGAACAAAATCAGTTGGTACCAGGATTATAGTTTATGGTTTATAATAATATTAAGTGTCAGCGCTGCTCTTTATTCGATTGATAAACCTATTTATGGAAGAAGAAGGCAAGCCGCGGATAAATAA
- a CDS encoding DUF5652 family protein — translation MNFINQLNNLIYWVYQNPWLMFLITVWVLVWKGWALWRSARKSQKYWFVALLVINTLGVLEILYLFVFSEIKRKKQKTESEPASA, via the coding sequence ATGAACTTTATTAATCAGCTGAACAATCTTATTTATTGGGTTTATCAAAATCCCTGGTTAATGTTTTTAATTACAGTTTGGGTTTTGGTTTGGAAGGGTTGGGCGTTATGGCGGTCAGCCAGAAAAAGCCAAAAATACTGGTTTGTCGCTTTGCTGGTAATCAATACTTTGGGCGTGCTGGAGATTCTTTACCTCTTTGTTTTTAGCGAGATAAAGCGGAAAAAACAAAAAACCGAATCCGAGCCTGCTTCGGCATAA
- a CDS encoding metal-sensing transcriptional repressor, which yields MDRKIKARVIRRLKIIEGQVRGLQKMVQQEKYCIDVIHQSLAVKQALSGVEDLMLENHLSTHVIEQMKSGRQKQAAEEILAVYKLSKKKF from the coding sequence ATGGATAGAAAAATAAAAGCCCGGGTGATTCGGCGATTAAAAATTATTGAGGGCCAGGTTCGGGGTTTGCAGAAAATGGTTCAACAGGAAAAATACTGTATTGACGTTATCCACCAGTCTTTGGCAGTCAAGCAAGCGCTTTCCGGAGTTGAGGATTTGATGTTAGAAAACCATCTCTCAACCCATGTGATTGAGCAGATGAAATCCGGCAGGCAAAAACAAGCCGCTGAAGAGATTTTAGCGGTTTATAAATTATCTAAGAAAAAATTTTAA
- a CDS encoding heavy metal translocating P-type ATPase yields the protein MANHNHQHQHQHNHQTEGKTVYICPMCPGVESDRPGQCPACGMHLIKSQKPKAKSQKEMQKKHQNHNKHAGHSAGMFLKKFWLSLILTIPVILYSDIFQKVVGLRLPDLEIGNWEFGTLIPAILGSVVFFYGGAVFLKSAWQELKARLPGMMSLIALAISAAYLWSIYAVFFAPAQVLFWELTTLITIMLLGHWFEMRAVSGVQGALKELSKLLPDKAERVKSKSGDQEQIEVVGLDELMIGDVLLVRPGAKIPADAKVISGSSEVNESMITGESKPILKTQGSEVIAGTVNGDGSLKIQVIKLGEKTFLSGVMRLVAEAQASKSRLQILSDKAAFYLTLIAIGAGIITFFAWILARAGVSFAMERLVSVLVIACPHALGLAVPLAASISTTLAAHHGFLVRQRLALESARNVDLVLFDKTGTLTLGQYGVSEIIRFKDSISENDLLQLASSVDFYSEHFVARAIVKQAQEKNLELSEVKNFQRIPGKGVKGEVNNKTVFVGGEAILNHQFEIPERVKKLAEQGKTIVYLMVNNEIWGAIALADLIREESFGAIKQLKKMGIKTAMLTGDNSDVAEWVANQLGIDEYFANVLPGEKAAKVKALQAKGNKVAMVGDGINDAPALTQADLGIAVGAGTNVAIESAGIILVKNDPRDIAKVIQLSRLTHKKMIQNLFWAAGYNIFALPLAAGALAFKGIMLQPALAALLMSLSTVIVAFNALLMKKQFN from the coding sequence ATGGCTAATCATAATCATCAACATCAGCATCAGCATAATCATCAGACAGAGGGAAAAACTGTTTATATCTGCCCGATGTGTCCGGGCGTGGAGTCTGACCGGCCGGGCCAGTGTCCGGCTTGCGGCATGCACTTGATAAAAAGCCAAAAGCCAAAAGCAAAAAGTCAAAAAGAGATGCAAAAAAAGCATCAAAACCATAATAAGCATGCCGGGCATTCAGCCGGAATGTTTTTGAAAAAATTCTGGTTAAGTTTAATTTTGACCATTCCTGTGATTTTGTACTCTGACATTTTTCAAAAAGTTGTCGGTTTGCGCCTCCCAGATTTGGAAATTGGAAATTGGGAATTCGGAACTTTGATCCCGGCAATATTGGGGTCAGTGGTGTTTTTTTACGGGGGCGCGGTATTTTTAAAATCAGCTTGGCAGGAACTTAAAGCCCGTTTGCCGGGAATGATGAGCTTAATTGCTCTGGCAATCTCCGCGGCTTATCTGTGGAGCATTTATGCGGTATTTTTTGCTCCGGCCCAGGTGCTTTTTTGGGAGTTGACAACCCTAATCACGATTATGCTTTTAGGGCACTGGTTTGAGATGCGGGCAGTTTCCGGAGTTCAAGGCGCTTTAAAAGAATTATCCAAACTGTTACCGGATAAAGCCGAGAGAGTTAAATCAAAATCAGGCGATCAAGAACAGATTGAAGTTGTTGGTTTGGACGAGTTAATGATTGGCGATGTTTTATTGGTTCGACCCGGAGCCAAGATCCCGGCTGACGCTAAAGTTATTAGCGGCAGTTCAGAGGTGAATGAGTCAATGATTACTGGTGAGTCAAAGCCGATTCTGAAAACTCAAGGCAGCGAAGTAATTGCCGGCACGGTTAATGGCGACGGCTCTTTAAAAATTCAGGTGATTAAGCTTGGTGAAAAGACTTTTTTGTCCGGGGTAATGCGTTTGGTGGCTGAAGCCCAAGCGTCAAAATCCCGGCTCCAGATTTTATCTGACAAAGCCGCTTTTTATCTGACACTTATAGCCATTGGCGCGGGAATAATTACTTTTTTTGCCTGGATTTTAGCTCGGGCCGGGGTTAGTTTTGCCATGGAAAGATTGGTTTCGGTTTTGGTGATTGCCTGTCCTCATGCTTTGGGTTTGGCGGTGCCGTTGGCGGCTTCAATCTCAACCACTTTAGCGGCGCATCACGGGTTTTTGGTTCGTCAGCGCTTGGCTTTGGAAAGCGCTCGGAACGTTGATCTGGTTCTGTTTGACAAAACCGGCACTCTGACTTTAGGCCAGTACGGAGTTTCCGAGATAATTAGGTTTAAAGATTCGATTTCTGAAAATGATTTACTCCAATTGGCCAGTTCAGTTGATTTTTATTCCGAACATTTTGTTGCCCGAGCGATTGTCAAACAAGCCCAAGAAAAAAACCTTGAGCTGTCGGAAGTAAAGAATTTCCAAAGAATTCCCGGCAAAGGCGTAAAAGGAGAGGTTAATAACAAAACGGTTTTTGTTGGCGGCGAAGCGATTTTAAACCATCAGTTTGAGATTCCTGAACGGGTGAAAAAATTAGCCGAACAAGGCAAAACCATTGTTTACCTAATGGTTAATAATGAAATTTGGGGCGCGATTGCTTTGGCGGATTTAATCCGTGAAGAGTCTTTTGGAGCGATTAAACAGCTGAAAAAAATGGGGATTAAAACCGCGATGCTTACTGGCGACAATTCAGATGTGGCGGAATGGGTGGCGAACCAGCTTGGAATTGACGAGTATTTTGCCAATGTTTTGCCCGGAGAAAAAGCCGCTAAGGTTAAAGCTTTGCAAGCTAAGGGCAATAAAGTGGCAATGGTTGGTGATGGGATTAATGACGCGCCGGCTTTAACTCAGGCGGATTTGGGCATTGCTGTTGGCGCCGGCACCAATGTGGCAATTGAGTCGGCCGGAATTATTTTAGTGAAAAACGATCCCCGAGATATTGCCAAAGTGATTCAGCTTTCCCGCTTAACCCACAAAAAGATGATTCAAAACCTATTCTGGGCCGCCGGCTATAACATCTTTGCTTTGCCTTTGGCTGCCGGCGCTTTAGCGTTTAAGGGAATTATGCTTCAGCCGGCTTTAGCCGCGCTGTTGATGTCATTGAGCACGGTGATTGTTGCTTTTAATGCTTTGTTAATGAAAAAACAATTTAATTAA
- a CDS encoding vitamin K epoxide reductase family protein produces the protein MTDLALIFTLSAIGISETAYLIKKRKALEQPICVLGENCATVLESRYNRLLLIHNDVLGFLFYLAVSLVAGFLVIEMKPIWFWGLILKAMIVSGSLMSVIFTYLQAKVIKSWCFWCLMSAFTIWLMLVIIIG, from the coding sequence ATGACTGATTTGGCCTTAATTTTTACTTTGTCAGCGATTGGCATCAGCGAGACCGCTTATCTAATTAAAAAAAGAAAAGCCCTGGAACAACCAATCTGTGTTTTGGGCGAGAACTGCGCCACGGTTTTGGAAAGCAGATACAATCGTTTGCTTTTAATTCATAACGATGTTCTGGGTTTTTTGTTTTATCTGGCGGTTAGTTTAGTTGCCGGATTTCTAGTGATTGAGATGAAGCCAATCTGGTTTTGGGGGTTGATTTTGAAAGCAATGATTGTCAGCGGTTCGCTGATGTCAGTAATTTTTACTTATTTGCAGGCAAAGGTGATTAAATCCTGGTGCTTTTGGTGCTTAATGTCAGCATTTACCATCTGGCTGATGCTGGTTATAATTATTGGATAA
- a CDS encoding cupredoxin domain-containing protein, with protein sequence MKNKEIIIGIAVALILGAGLWFYNQSKIQAPEQEIGLSPEPVPTEQVGQEKTFEITAKRWEFNPNRIEVNQGDLVILKLKSLDVEHGLAIPEFGVNETFTAGEEKVVMFRADKTGVFPFFCSVYCGPGHSEMRGELIVR encoded by the coding sequence ATGAAAAATAAAGAGATTATCATCGGCATTGCCGTTGCTTTAATTTTAGGCGCGGGTTTGTGGTTTTACAATCAAAGCAAAATCCAAGCGCCAGAGCAGGAAATTGGCTTGTCTCCCGAGCCAGTGCCAACTGAACAGGTTGGCCAGGAAAAAACTTTTGAGATTACTGCCAAGCGGTGGGAGTTTAACCCGAACCGAATCGAGGTCAATCAGGGCGATTTGGTGATTTTAAAGCTTAAAAGCCTTGATGTTGAGCATGGCTTGGCGATTCCAGAATTTGGCGTTAATGAGACTTTTACTGCGGGCGAGGAGAAAGTGGTGATGTTCCGGGCTGATAAAACCGGCGTTTTTCCGTTTTTCTGCTCTGTTTACTGCGGCCCGGGCCACAGCGAGATGAGGGGTGAGTTGATTGTTAGATAA
- a CDS encoding virulence protein RhuM/Fic/DOC family protein: MAKKDFKKGEIVIYESKRAPKLEVRLEEETVWLRQDEIANLYGKERSVITKHINKIFSDKEVDKKSNVQKMHIADSDKPVTFYSLDVILAVGYRTNSARAIDFRKWATNVLKRYLLEGYVLNQKRLLQTQNQLKELQGAISFLQEKAEHELLVGQEQEILNLLANYSKTLTLLEQYDKEKLRLAKKKKAKFILSYKEARNVIDQIKKDLISKKQASALFGQENDNKFQAILGNIYQTFGKKELYPSLEEKAAHLLYFMIKDHPFIDGNKRSGSFLFIYFLNKNNYLYRQSGEKKINDNALTALSLLVATSDSKDKDVLIKIITQLVT; the protein is encoded by the coding sequence ATGGCAAAAAAAGATTTCAAAAAAGGCGAAATAGTGATTTATGAGTCAAAAAGAGCCCCCAAATTAGAGGTGCGCTTGGAAGAAGAAACTGTTTGGCTTCGACAAGATGAAATTGCCAATCTTTATGGCAAAGAAAGGTCAGTTATTACAAAACACATAAATAAGATTTTTTCGGATAAAGAAGTTGACAAAAAAAGCAATGTGCAAAAAATGCACATTGCAGATTCAGATAAGCCAGTAACATTTTATAGTTTAGATGTTATTCTGGCGGTTGGTTATCGTACCAATTCGGCAAGGGCTATTGATTTTAGAAAGTGGGCTACCAATGTTTTGAAAAGATATTTATTGGAAGGTTATGTCCTTAATCAAAAACGGCTTTTGCAGACACAAAATCAGTTAAAAGAACTACAAGGCGCGATCTCGTTTTTGCAGGAAAAAGCTGAACACGAATTGCTTGTTGGGCAAGAGCAAGAGATTCTAAACCTATTGGCAAATTATTCAAAAACACTGACTTTGCTTGAACAGTATGATAAAGAAAAATTACGTTTAGCTAAAAAGAAAAAAGCAAAATTTATTTTGTCATACAAAGAGGCCAGGAACGTAATTGACCAAATCAAAAAAGATTTAATCAGCAAAAAGCAGGCAAGCGCTTTATTCGGGCAGGAAAATGACAACAAGTTCCAGGCGATTTTGGGCAATATTTACCAGACATTTGGCAAAAAAGAACTTTATCCATCGCTAGAAGAAAAAGCGGCTCACCTTTTGTATTTTATGATTAAGGACCATCCTTTTATTGACGGTAATAAGCGGAGCGGCTCTTTTTTGTTTATTTATTTTCTTAATAAAAACAATTATCTTTATCGCCAGTCCGGAGAAAAGAAAATAAATGATAATGCTTTGACAGCGCTATCGCTTTTGGTTGCCACCAGCGATTCAAAAGATAAAGATGTTTTGATAAAGATCATTACCCAGCTGGTTACTTAG
- a CDS encoding site-specific DNA-methyltransferase, giving the protein MKREKNNDKNYLINKTELIWPGKRKEVERVGLPFQTIETINLPRGVRQEDLFGGKDDLSAVPGTARAGGWKNRLIWGDNLLVMGSLLNDFAGKINLIYIDPPFATGDDFSFTVNIGDQAEVTKEPSALEVKAYRDTWGKGMQSYLQMMYDRLVLMKELLADDGSIYVHLDWHVGHYVKAIMDEIFGRENFRNEIIWKRTSAHSHGKTMGNIHDTILFYTKGTDYVYNQVYLSYSKGYTESHYRRVDGGARQYRTDNLIAPGGGYRYEWKGVTKNWRAPRKTMEKWENEGRLVYTREGTAEYKRYLDEMPGVPMQDVWADISPINSQAKERLGYDTQKPEALLERVINLSSKEGDIVADFFCGSGTTGAVAEKLGRHWIMSDLGRFAIHTARKRLLDAKAKPFVVQNLGKYERHRWAKLNGRYKNYTKFILELYHAEPVDGFIHLHGKKAKSFVRVGAVDAPVTLSEIREALEECKANNIKKLDVLGWEWEMGLHDLVKEEAEKYGVKLGTFQIPREVMELSVADAQKHDLPARGAQAGVEFYELAYLEVEPKVEGKRVTVTLNDFIIPNPELLPEEVKGKVKNWSDFIDYWAVDWMFNQHEEETEEDDTFHNMNQRYRTRKEPKLELSMDYIYPKAGRYNVLVKVIDIFGNDTTKLVEVKA; this is encoded by the coding sequence ATGAAAAGGGAGAAAAATAATGACAAGAACTATTTAATTAATAAAACTGAACTTATCTGGCCCGGAAAGCGTAAAGAAGTTGAACGGGTTGGATTGCCGTTTCAGACCATTGAAACAATCAATCTGCCTCGCGGAGTGCGGCAAGAGGATTTGTTTGGCGGCAAAGATGACCTGTCTGCCGTGCCGGGTACGGCACGGGCAGGCGGCTGGAAAAATCGGCTCATTTGGGGCGACAATCTTTTGGTGATGGGCTCGCTTCTCAATGACTTTGCCGGAAAAATCAATCTTATTTACATTGACCCGCCTTTTGCCACCGGCGACGATTTTTCCTTTACCGTCAATATCGGCGACCAAGCCGAAGTTACCAAAGAGCCGTCCGCGCTTGAAGTGAAAGCGTACCGCGACACGTGGGGCAAGGGTATGCAGTCCTACCTTCAAATGATGTATGACCGTCTTGTGTTGATGAAAGAGCTTTTGGCGGATGACGGCTCAATTTATGTGCATTTGGATTGGCATGTCGGGCATTATGTTAAAGCGATAATGGACGAGATTTTTGGGAGGGAGAATTTTAGAAATGAAATTATTTGGAAGCGAACGTCAGCTCACAGTCATGGGAAGACTATGGGTAACATTCACGATACCATTCTCTTTTATACAAAGGGAACAGATTATGTCTACAATCAAGTCTATTTATCGTATTCAAAGGGGTACACAGAGTCCCATTATCGCAGGGTAGATGGAGGTGCTAGACAATACAGAACAGACAACTTAATTGCTCCTGGTGGCGGATACAGATACGAATGGAAAGGTGTCACTAAGAACTGGCGAGCGCCTAGGAAAACTATGGAGAAATGGGAAAATGAAGGCAGGTTGGTTTATACACGAGAAGGTACAGCAGAATATAAAAGATACTTGGACGAGATGCCAGGGGTTCCTATGCAGGATGTATGGGCTGATATCTCACCGATTAACTCACAAGCGAAAGAGAGACTAGGTTATGATACACAAAAACCAGAAGCACTTTTAGAGAGAGTCATAAACTTATCCTCAAAGGAAGGCGACATTGTTGCAGACTTTTTCTGCGGATCCGGCACTACTGGCGCGGTTGCGGAAAAACTCGGACGACACTGGATTATGTCAGATTTGGGACGCTTTGCTATACACACGGCGCGCAAACGACTATTGGACGCAAAAGCAAAGCCGTTTGTGGTGCAAAATCTTGGAAAATACGAACGCCATCGCTGGGCAAAACTCAATGGCAGATACAAGAACTACACCAAATTTATTTTGGAGCTTTACCATGCCGAGCCAGTGGACGGCTTTATTCATTTGCACGGCAAGAAAGCGAAAAGTTTTGTCCGCGTTGGCGCGGTGGACGCGCCGGTTACGCTTTCCGAAATCCGTGAGGCGCTGGAAGAATGCAAAGCAAACAATATCAAAAAACTGGACGTGCTCGGCTGGGAATGGGAAATGGGCTTGCACGATTTGGTAAAAGAAGAAGCGGAAAAATATGGCGTGAAGCTCGGCACATTTCAAATCCCGCGCGAAGTGATGGAGTTATCTGTTGCGGACGCACAAAAGCATGACCTGCCCGCGCGCGGCGCACAGGCGGGTGTCGAGTTTTATGAGCTTGCCTACTTGGAAGTTGAGCCGAAAGTTGAGGGCAAGCGGGTTACAGTTACGCTCAATGATTTTATTATCCCGAACCCCGAACTACTGCCGGAGGAAGTAAAAGGCAAAGTGAAAAACTGGAGCGATTTTATTGACTACTGGGCGGTGGACTGGATGTTTAATCAGCACGAGGAAGAGACGGAAGAGGATGATACCTTTCACAACATGAACCAACGCTACCGCACGCGCAAAGAGCCGAAGCTGGAGCTATCAATGGATTACATCTACCCAAAGGCCGGAAGATACAATGTCCTCGTCAAAGTCATTGATATTTTCGGAAATGACACTACCAAATTAGTTGAAGTAAAAGCATGA
- a CDS encoding DEAD/DEAH box helicase family protein, with product MKEAKQQSALPLVRALQQAVAAWCEGGYKEGTSETTRRLLEWWFLEDHELKDGALFAFWRAQKEAIEHLIYCYEVLEARSLYQLAQKLDARVPVDPSADKWAKYAFKMATGSGKTMVMAMAVVWSYFNATKEKRDDFTKDFLLIAPNLIVLDRLMGDSKNPEFFEGAIFKKFPFIPPEWSADFQLDVIGPDEERESTKPSTLYLLNWQKFVERENGEAENPVQDILGPKPPSEIAISLAKLKDRLSHLSNVMVLNDEAHHVWDEELVWYKAIADLNDSAGLMCQLDFSATPKDQKGNLFAHIITDYNLGSAIEDNIVKRPKIAELENVPEIESKKASEKYRVQIDAGVNQWKAMRKMIAKTDKKPVLFMMAEDNASADDVAEYLATFPDFGGKILTIHSGRKKDQIAEKDLEIARKAAREIDSPENPYNAIVSVLMLREGWDVRNVVVVVPLRSYSAKAKILPEQTLGRGLRRMWPEDPEQEEQLIVIEHPQFHDLIAEALAEQGVKVEFTSLEEAYTPPIIIQTEESKKKFDIEAPMLSGGLTHSVKGIEKLQASALDKKLFDYDSLQARDVTMRKVDILTKKEEAKEVLEFPYADNPQMYIASITNAVLRFARIPGHFDKVAPEVKEYIAQHLFGKKVDIAKLETLKKLNHPKVRGAIVSVFVDAINNLTIVSEEAKLEERKMRASEIKPFPWTKTAVAAQKSVLNFTPVDNDFEAKFVRFLDGATDVDAFIKNETRTINLKISYIAKDGFLRRYIPDFIVKIKSGMVIVETKGREDVDVAAKDLQGKRWVDEVSRRTRTKWTFLRVNQREFEKARYTRLIDLI from the coding sequence ATGAAAGAAGCTAAACAACAATCGGCATTACCCCTTGTCCGCGCATTACAGCAAGCGGTGGCGGCGTGGTGCGAGGGCGGATACAAAGAAGGCACGAGCGAGACGACGCGGCGGCTTTTGGAGTGGTGGTTTTTGGAAGACCACGAATTGAAAGACGGTGCACTTTTTGCTTTTTGGCGAGCGCAAAAAGAAGCGATTGAACATTTGATTTACTGCTACGAGGTTTTGGAAGCGCGCAGTTTGTATCAGTTGGCCCAAAAACTGGACGCAAGGGTGCCGGTTGATCCAAGCGCGGACAAGTGGGCAAAGTACGCTTTCAAAATGGCGACCGGTTCTGGCAAAACAATGGTAATGGCAATGGCGGTTGTCTGGTCGTATTTCAACGCTACCAAAGAGAAACGGGACGATTTTACAAAGGATTTTCTACTTATCGCACCCAACCTGATTGTGCTTGACCGCTTGATGGGTGATTCAAAGAACCCGGAATTTTTTGAGGGCGCGATTTTTAAAAAATTTCCGTTTATTCCCCCAGAGTGGTCGGCAGATTTTCAGCTTGATGTTATCGGGCCCGATGAGGAGCGGGAAAGCACAAAACCGTCAACGCTTTACCTTTTGAACTGGCAAAAATTTGTGGAGCGAGAAAACGGCGAAGCAGAAAATCCGGTACAGGATATTTTAGGCCCAAAGCCGCCGAGCGAAATTGCCATTTCTTTGGCAAAACTTAAAGACAGGTTGTCTCATCTTTCCAATGTGATGGTGCTCAATGACGAGGCACACCATGTTTGGGACGAGGAGCTTGTTTGGTATAAAGCCATTGCGGATTTGAACGACAGCGCAGGGCTAATGTGTCAATTAGATTTTTCAGCAACGCCAAAAGACCAAAAAGGCAATCTCTTTGCGCATATTATTACTGATTACAATTTAGGAAGCGCGATTGAAGACAATATCGTAAAGCGTCCGAAAATAGCCGAGCTTGAGAATGTGCCGGAAATTGAAAGCAAAAAAGCGTCTGAAAAATATCGCGTTCAGATTGACGCTGGAGTAAATCAGTGGAAGGCAATGCGCAAAATGATTGCAAAAACAGACAAAAAGCCGGTGTTGTTTATGATGGCGGAAGACAATGCTTCGGCTGATGATGTTGCCGAATACTTGGCGACATTCCCTGATTTTGGCGGCAAAATTTTGACTATTCATTCCGGCAGAAAGAAAGACCAAATCGCCGAGAAAGATTTGGAAATAGCGCGCAAAGCCGCCCGCGAAATTGACTCACCCGAAAATCCCTATAACGCCATTGTTTCCGTGCTTATGCTCCGCGAGGGCTGGGATGTGCGCAATGTGGTGGTAGTTGTGCCCTTGCGCTCATACAGCGCCAAAGCCAAAATTTTGCCGGAGCAGACGCTTGGCAGAGGTTTACGCCGAATGTGGCCCGAAGACCCCGAACAAGAGGAGCAGTTGATTGTAATTGAACATCCGCAATTTCACGACTTGATTGCGGAAGCGCTTGCCGAGCAGGGCGTAAAAGTAGAGTTTACCTCACTTGAAGAAGCATACACGCCGCCGATTATTATTCAAACAGAGGAAAGCAAGAAGAAGTTTGATATTGAAGCGCCAATGCTTTCCGGCGGGCTGACGCATTCGGTAAAGGGAATTGAAAAATTACAGGCAAGCGCTTTGGATAAAAAATTGTTTGACTATGATTCCTTGCAGGCGCGAGATGTAACTATGCGCAAGGTTGATATATTGACGAAAAAAGAGGAAGCAAAAGAAGTGCTGGAATTTCCCTATGCTGACAATCCGCAGATGTATATTGCAAGCATTACTAACGCTGTTTTGAGATTTGCGAGAATCCCCGGGCATTTTGACAAAGTCGCGCCGGAAGTCAAAGAATATATCGCGCAACATCTTTTCGGTAAAAAAGTTGACATTGCCAAACTTGAAACGCTGAAAAAACTTAATCACCCCAAAGTGCGCGGCGCGATTGTTTCTGTTTTTGTTGACGCTATCAATAATTTGACGATTGTATCCGAGGAAGCGAAACTGGAAGAACGCAAAATGCGAGCGTCCGAGATTAAACCGTTTCCGTGGACAAAAACAGCGGTGGCGGCGCAAAAATCCGTTTTGAACTTTACGCCCGTTGATAATGACTTTGAAGCAAAGTTTGTGCGGTTTCTTGATGGCGCAACCGATGTTGACGCTTTTATCAAAAACGAAACAAGAACAATCAATCTAAAAATCTCCTATATCGCCAAGGACGGATTTTTGCGTCGCTATATTCCGGACTTCATCGTCAAGATAAAAAGTGGTATGGTGATTGTAGAAACGAAAGGGCGGGAAGATGTGGACGTGGCGGCAAAGGATTTACAGGGCAAACGATGGGTTGACGAGGTAAGCAGGCGCACGAGAACAAAATGGACGTTTTTGCGCGTTAACCAAAGGGAATTTGAGAAAGCGAGGTATACTAGGTTGATTGATTTAATATAG
- a CDS encoding winged helix-turn-helix domain-containing protein, producing the protein MEKIKTSKQLERHFKGIANHRRIEILLLIKNTEGITVEEIADRLNCNIKTISEHTRRLVQAGLVNKKYQGRNVLHSLSPYGHELVKFIITFQHS; encoded by the coding sequence ATGGAGAAAATTAAAACAAGCAAACAATTAGAACGGCATTTTAAAGGAATCGCGAACCACAGGCGGATTGAAATTCTATTATTGATCAAAAATACTGAAGGGATAACTGTAGAAGAAATCGCAGACAGATTAAATTGCAACATCAAAACTATTTCCGAGCATACCAGAAGACTAGTTCAAGCAGGGCTGGTTAATAAAAAATATCAGGGGCGAAACGTATTACATTCACTTTCCCCTTACGGCCACGAGCTTGTCAAATTCATAATAACATTCCAACATTCTTAA
- a CDS encoding GIY-YIG nuclease family protein: MFTYVYFLLLKNNQVYTGLTKRLRERIEEHKRGKVKSTKHRRPISFIGYEAYQNENDARRRERFLKTTEGKRLFNKQYREALKKLKSIGS, from the coding sequence ATGTTTACTTATGTTTATTTTCTTCTTTTAAAAAATAATCAGGTTTACACTGGTTTAACAAAGCGGTTGCGGGAAAGAATTGAAGAACACAAACGCGGCAAAGTTAAATCAACAAAACACAGAAGGCCAATTTCTTTTATCGGATACGAAGCTTATCAAAATGAAAACGACGCCAGAAGAAGGGAACGGTTTTTGAAAACAACAGAAGGAAAACGATTATTTAATAAACAATATCGAGAAGCGCTTAAAAAATTAAAATCAATCGGGTCGTAG